The Sinorhizobium terangae genome has a window encoding:
- the traC gene encoding conjugal transfer protein TraC yields the protein MKKPSSKIRDEIAKLQEQLKLAETREAERIGRIALKAGLGEIEVEETKLQGAFEDLAKRFRGGEAPSTGGKRGGGDGESNPPATQDASGAAQGGTREA from the coding sequence ATGAAGAAACCCTCCTCGAAGATCCGCGACGAAATCGCCAAGCTCCAGGAGCAGCTCAAGCTGGCCGAGACCCGCGAGGCCGAGCGCATCGGCCGGATCGCACTGAAGGCCGGACTTGGCGAGATCGAAGTCGAGGAGACGAAGCTCCAGGGGGCGTTCGAGGATCTGGCGAAGCGGTTTCGCGGAGGCGAGGCCCCATCGACCGGAGGAAAAAGGGGAGGCGGCGACGGCGAGAGCAATCCGCCCGCCACGCAGGACGCGTCTGGCGCGGCTCAGGGCGGGACTCGCGAGGCTTGA
- the traA gene encoding Ti-type conjugative transfer relaxase TraA — protein sequence MAVPHFSVSIVARGSGRSAVLSAAYRHCAKMDYEREARTIDYRAKQGLLHEEFVIPADAPQWLRAMIADHSVSGASEAFWNKVEVFEKRSDAQLAKDITIALPIELSTEQSIALMRDFVERHITSNGMVADWVYHDAPDNPHVHLMTTLRPLTEDGFGAKKVAVVGPDGNPIRNDAGKIVYELWAGSADDFNAFRDGWFACQNKHLALAGLDIRVDGRSFERQGIELAPTIHLGVGAKAIERKSAEEDRDISLERLELQEERRAENARRIQRRPEIVLDLITREKSVFDERDVAKILHRYIGDAGLFQSLMARILQSPETLRLERERIEFSSGTRAPAKYTTRELIRLEARMANRALWLSQRSSHDVRDAVLDATFACHSRLSEEQTSAIAHVTGGERIAAVIGRAGAGKTTMMKAARETWEAAGYRVLGGALAGKAAEGLQREAGILSRTLSSWELRWKEGRNQLDDRTVFVLDEAGMVSSRQMALFVEAAVNAGAKLVLIGDPEQLQPIEAGAAFRGIADRIGYAELETIYRQRQQWMRDASLDLARGNVRNAVEAYHAQGHVNGSELKADAVRALIADWNRDYDPSKSSLILAHLRRDVRMLNEMARAKLVERGIVADGFAFGTEDGDRKFAAGDQIVFLKNEGSLGVKNGMLAKVVNAAPGRIVAEVGEGEHRRQVTVEQRFYSHVDHGYATTIHKSQGATVDRVKVLASLSLDRHLSYVAMTRHRDDLGLYYGRLSVAKAGGLIPILSRKNAKETTLDYVHGSFYRQALRFAEARGLHLVNVARTVVRDRLDWTVRQKSKLIELGARLAMIAGKLGLSAATVRTFQSHTIKESKPMVSGITTFPNSLEQDVEDRLAADPGLKKQWEEVSARFHLVYAEPQAAFKTVNVDAILKDEAAAKSTIARIASEPESFGALNGKTGILASRADKQSRETAVTNAPALSRNLERYLRQRTEAERKYEAEERTVRLKLSLDIPALSSAAKQTLEHVRDAIDRNDLPAGLEYALSDKMVKAELEGFARAVSERFGERIFLPLAAKDTNGQAFQFVTSGMSAGQKAEVQSAWNSMRTVQQLSAHQRTTEALKQAETLRQTKSQGLSLK from the coding sequence GTGGCCGTCCCTCATTTTTCCGTCAGCATCGTTGCCCGCGGCTCCGGCCGCAGCGCCGTGCTGTCTGCGGCCTATCGGCACTGCGCGAAGATGGACTACGAGCGGGAAGCGCGGACGATCGACTATCGCGCCAAGCAGGGCCTGCTTCACGAGGAGTTCGTCATCCCGGCCGATGCGCCGCAATGGCTGCGGGCGATGATTGCCGATCACTCGGTCTCAGGCGCATCCGAAGCGTTCTGGAACAAAGTCGAGGTTTTCGAGAAACGGTCCGACGCGCAGCTTGCCAAGGACATCACCATCGCTCTGCCGATCGAACTCTCGACCGAGCAGAGCATCGCGCTGATGCGGGATTTCGTCGAGCGGCACATCACCTCGAACGGCATGGTTGCCGACTGGGTCTACCACGACGCGCCCGACAATCCACATGTGCATCTGATGACGACGCTCAGGCCGCTGACTGAAGATGGATTCGGCGCCAAGAAGGTTGCCGTCGTCGGGCCGGACGGCAATCCGATCCGCAACGATGCCGGCAAGATTGTCTATGAGCTTTGGGCCGGCAGCGCCGATGACTTCAACGCCTTTCGCGACGGCTGGTTCGCCTGCCAGAACAAGCATCTCGCGCTCGCCGGTCTCGACATCCGCGTCGACGGCCGTTCCTTCGAAAGGCAGGGTATCGAGCTCGCGCCGACCATTCATCTCGGCGTCGGCGCCAAGGCGATCGAACGGAAGTCAGCGGAAGAGGACCGGGACATTTCGCTGGAACGGCTGGAGCTGCAGGAGGAGCGTCGAGCCGAAAACGCCCGCCGCATCCAGCGCCGCCCGGAGATCGTGCTCGACCTGATCACCCGCGAGAAGAGCGTCTTCGACGAACGCGACGTCGCCAAGATCCTGCACCGCTATATCGGCGATGCCGGCCTGTTCCAGAGCCTGATGGCAAGGATCCTGCAGAGCCCAGAAACGCTCCGTCTCGAGCGCGAGCGGATCGAATTTTCGAGCGGAACCCGAGCGCCGGCCAAGTACACGACGCGGGAGCTTATCCGGCTCGAAGCGCGGATGGCTAATCGGGCGTTATGGCTGTCTCAACGATCGTCCCACGATGTTCGGGACGCGGTGTTGGATGCGACGTTCGCGTGCCATTCCCGCCTCTCGGAGGAGCAGACGAGTGCAATCGCGCACGTTACCGGCGGCGAGCGCATTGCCGCAGTGATTGGCCGTGCCGGCGCCGGCAAGACGACGATGATGAAGGCGGCTCGCGAAACATGGGAGGCCGCCGGATACCGCGTCTTGGGTGGCGCCCTCGCCGGCAAAGCCGCTGAGGGTCTGCAGAGGGAAGCCGGCATACTGTCCCGCACGCTGTCGTCCTGGGAGCTTCGCTGGAAGGAGGGCCGGAACCAGCTCGATGACAGGACCGTCTTCGTACTCGATGAAGCCGGCATGGTCTCGTCAAGGCAGATGGCGCTATTCGTCGAAGCGGCGGTCAACGCCGGCGCCAAACTCGTGCTGATCGGCGATCCGGAACAGTTGCAGCCGATCGAAGCGGGTGCGGCCTTCCGCGGCATTGCCGATCGCATCGGTTATGCCGAGCTCGAAACCATCTATCGCCAACGCCAGCAGTGGATGCGCGACGCTTCCCTTGATCTTGCACGCGGGAATGTCCGCAATGCGGTCGAGGCCTATCATGCGCAGGGCCACGTCAACGGATCGGAGCTGAAGGCCGATGCGGTGCGGGCGCTGATCGCCGATTGGAACCGCGACTACGATCCAAGCAAATCTTCGCTGATCCTCGCCCATCTGCGTCGCGACGTGCGGATGCTCAACGAAATGGCGCGCGCAAAGCTCGTCGAGCGCGGCATCGTCGCCGATGGTTTTGCCTTCGGGACCGAAGACGGTGACCGGAAATTCGCCGCCGGCGACCAAATCGTATTCCTGAAGAATGAGGGTTCGCTCGGTGTCAAGAACGGCATGTTGGCGAAGGTCGTGAACGCAGCGCCCGGGCGTATCGTTGCAGAAGTCGGAGAAGGCGAACACCGCCGCCAGGTCACGGTCGAACAACGGTTCTACAGTCACGTCGATCACGGCTATGCCACCACGATCCACAAAAGCCAGGGTGCCACCGTCGACCGGGTGAAGGTGCTGGCGTCCTTGTCGCTCGATCGCCATCTCAGCTACGTCGCCATGACCCGTCACCGCGACGACCTTGGTCTCTATTACGGCCGTCTATCCGTCGCCAAGGCAGGGGGCCTCATTCCGATCCTGTCGCGGAAGAATGCCAAGGAAACGACGCTCGATTATGTGCACGGCAGCTTTTACCGGCAGGCGCTTCGCTTCGCCGAGGCCCGTGGCCTTCACCTCGTCAACGTCGCGCGCACGGTCGTACGCGATCGGCTCGACTGGACCGTCCGGCAGAAATCGAAGCTCATCGAACTCGGCGCACGTCTGGCGATGATCGCCGGCAAGCTTGGTTTGTCTGCCGCCACGGTCAGGACCTTTCAGTCGCACACCATCAAGGAGTCAAAACCGATGGTATCAGGCATTACCACGTTCCCAAATTCCCTGGAGCAGGATGTCGAAGACCGGCTTGCCGCCGACCCCGGCTTGAAGAAGCAATGGGAGGAGGTCTCGGCGCGATTCCATCTCGTTTATGCTGAGCCGCAAGCGGCTTTCAAGACAGTCAATGTCGATGCGATACTCAAGGACGAAGCCGCGGCGAAATCCACCATCGCCAGGATCGCTTCCGAGCCGGAAAGTTTTGGCGCGCTGAACGGCAAGACCGGGATTCTTGCCAGCCGCGCCGACAAGCAGAGCCGAGAAACGGCCGTCACCAATGCGCCTGCGCTCTCCCGAAACCTGGAGCGCTATCTGCGTCAGCGGACGGAGGCCGAACGCAAATATGAAGCTGAGGAGCGCACCGTCCGTCTGAAGCTCTCCCTCGACATCCCAGCGCTGTCGTCGGCGGCAAAGCAGACACTCGAACACGTCCGTGACGCCATCGATCGCAACGATCTTCCGGCAGGTCTCGAATACGCGCTCTCGGACAAAATGGTGAAAGCGGAACTCGAAGGGTTTGCGAGAGCCGTGTCGGAGCGTTTCGGCGAACGCATCTTCCTGCCACTTGCCGCCAAGGACACGAACGGTCAGGCGTTCCAGTTCGTGACATCAGGCATGTCGGCGGGGCAGAAGGCGGAAGTGCAATCTGCCTGGAACTCGATGCGGACGGTCCAGCAACTTTCCGCACATCAGCGCACAACCGAGGCATTGAAGCAGGCGGAAACGCTGCGGCAAACGAAGAGCCAGGGGCTCTCGCTCAAATGA
- the traF gene encoding conjugative transfer signal peptidase TraF, giving the protein MTAATRTGPRAFVRRRQSAITLSISAASIALVSLTGFPGGYRINLTPSEPLGLWRIVPLDRPADVGDLVFICPPDTASMREARARGYLRSGLCRGGVAPLIKTVLAVAGQHVEIGASISVDERKIPSSGLAQRDGKDRRLTPFPSGVVPRGQVFLHSAFAGSFDSRYFGPVPASGILGLAQEVLTYAP; this is encoded by the coding sequence ATGACGGCTGCAACTCGAACAGGACCGCGGGCGTTCGTACGGCGAAGGCAATCCGCCATCACTCTATCGATTTCTGCCGCTTCCATCGCACTGGTCTCACTGACTGGCTTCCCGGGCGGCTATCGGATCAATCTGACGCCGAGCGAGCCGCTCGGTCTCTGGCGCATTGTTCCGCTCGACCGTCCGGCTGATGTCGGCGACCTGGTGTTCATCTGCCCGCCGGACACAGCCAGCATGAGGGAGGCGAGAGCGCGGGGATATCTCCGCTCCGGTCTTTGCCGGGGCGGTGTCGCGCCGCTCATCAAGACGGTGCTTGCTGTTGCCGGACAGCATGTTGAAATCGGCGCCAGCATAAGCGTAGACGAGCGAAAAATTCCTTCTTCCGGCCTCGCCCAGCGAGACGGAAAAGATCGGCGGCTGACGCCCTTCCCAAGCGGTGTCGTCCCGCGCGGACAGGTCTTCCTGCATTCGGCTTTCGCCGGCTCGTTCGACTCCCGCTACTTCGGGCCAGTGCCTGCTTCCGGCATTCTCGGCCTGGCGCAGGAGGTACTGACCTATGCACCGTGA
- a CDS encoding conjugal transfer protein TraB codes for MHRDCLGPTLLIIASVIAGTVAWSGHILLLPVALGFPVLWSLARTRHTATLVSAAYFLSASRGLPQGVAAFYASDLWPGLLLWLAASASFVTVHALLWTKDTGHRPARYVLAAVLMAIPPFGITGWGHPVTAAGVLFPAWGCWGLAVATAGLAGLVSRLWPAVAIALTGFWLWSAAFWTEPKLPEAWRGVDLELGASLGRNTSMLRHRDLIATVTERASDGARYIVLPESALGFWTPTIERLWTRSLAGQDATVLAGAVIVDADGYDNVIVAISFEGSQIVYRERMPVPGSMWQPWRLLFGDSAGANAHFFANPVVALAPGRAALLICYEQLIIWPVLQSMLGDPDLIVAVGNGWWTKGTSIVAIQRASTAAWAKLFGKPLVFSFNS; via the coding sequence ATGCACCGTGATTGCCTCGGACCGACTTTGCTCATAATCGCATCGGTCATCGCCGGCACGGTGGCATGGAGCGGCCACATACTGCTGCTGCCGGTGGCGCTCGGGTTTCCCGTCCTCTGGTCGCTGGCGCGAACGAGGCACACGGCAACGCTCGTGTCTGCCGCATACTTCCTGTCAGCGTCGCGCGGCCTGCCGCAAGGCGTGGCAGCCTTCTATGCGTCCGATCTCTGGCCCGGTCTGCTACTGTGGTTGGCCGCCTCCGCCAGCTTTGTTACGGTGCATGCACTGTTGTGGACGAAGGATACCGGCCATCGCCCGGCTCGCTATGTTCTGGCGGCCGTCCTGATGGCAATTCCCCCTTTCGGCATTACCGGCTGGGGGCATCCCGTCACGGCCGCCGGCGTGCTGTTTCCAGCATGGGGATGCTGGGGACTGGCTGTGGCGACAGCCGGCCTCGCGGGCCTCGTTTCCCGCCTATGGCCGGCTGTCGCCATTGCCCTCACAGGCTTTTGGCTCTGGTCCGCCGCATTCTGGACCGAGCCGAAGCTACCGGAAGCATGGCGGGGCGTCGATCTCGAACTAGGTGCTTCGCTCGGACGGAACACCAGCATGCTGCGCCACCGTGATCTGATTGCAACGGTGACCGAACGAGCCTCGGACGGTGCTCGATACATTGTCCTTCCCGAGAGCGCTTTGGGCTTTTGGACGCCGACAATTGAGCGCCTCTGGACCCGTTCGCTGGCGGGACAAGATGCAACGGTTCTCGCGGGTGCCGTAATCGTCGACGCGGACGGATACGACAATGTCATCGTCGCGATTTCCTTTGAGGGCAGTCAGATTGTCTACCGGGAACGGATGCCGGTTCCAGGCTCTATGTGGCAGCCCTGGAGGCTGCTCTTCGGCGACAGCGCCGGCGCAAACGCGCATTTCTTTGCAAATCCGGTGGTGGCTCTCGCCCCCGGCCGCGCCGCGCTGCTGATCTGCTACGAGCAACTGATCATCTGGCCGGTACTGCAATCGATGCTCGGCGATCCCGACTTGATCGTCGCGGTCGGCAACGGCTGGTGGACCAAAGGAACATCAATCGTCGCCATCCAGCGCGCCAGCACCGCGGCGTGGGCGAAGCTGTTCGGCAAGCCGCTCGTTTTTTCTTTCAACAGTTGA
- a CDS encoding autoinducer binding domain-containing protein has protein sequence MDEDFRSLIDMAEAAHDERMIKYAVKSFAQACGFERFAYLETEGAEVRTFNSYPKAWQGVYLTSHYARLDPVVTEAKRRMDMFAWTADDWPDCGSSDLRRFRDQAVEHGIYSGVTIPVEGSYGSTMMLTLASSERKADISKLQSGRKAMQAVMAIHYRLKIIGATTLVAPRRMLSPREAMCLMWAIKGRSAPDTAMLTGINARTVQHYLDSARRKFDAKTVPQLVAIAKDRGLI, from the coding sequence GTGGACGAAGACTTTCGCTCTCTCATCGACATGGCGGAAGCTGCGCACGATGAACGTATGATCAAGTACGCAGTCAAGAGCTTCGCGCAGGCATGCGGATTCGAGCGTTTTGCCTATCTGGAAACCGAAGGCGCCGAGGTCCGGACCTTCAATTCCTATCCGAAGGCGTGGCAGGGCGTTTATCTCACCAGTCACTACGCTCGCCTGGATCCGGTTGTTACGGAGGCCAAGCGCCGCATGGACATGTTTGCCTGGACCGCCGACGACTGGCCGGATTGCGGGTCTTCCGACCTCAGGCGATTTCGCGACCAGGCGGTCGAACACGGCATTTATAGCGGCGTAACGATTCCCGTCGAAGGAAGTTATGGCTCGACGATGATGCTGACCTTGGCGTCATCGGAGCGGAAGGCGGATATTTCAAAACTGCAGAGCGGCCGAAAGGCAATGCAGGCGGTCATGGCCATCCATTACCGCTTGAAGATCATAGGCGCTACGACGCTCGTCGCGCCGAGGCGGATGCTTTCACCAAGGGAGGCCATGTGCCTCATGTGGGCGATAAAGGGAAGGAGCGCGCCGGATACCGCGATGCTAACGGGCATCAATGCGAGGACGGTGCAGCACTATCTGGACAGCGCGCGTCGAAAGTTCGACGCCAAGACTGTTCCCCAGCTTGTCGCGATTGCCAAGGACCGCGGACTGATCTGA
- a CDS encoding ATP-binding protein — translation MVDTVLRKPLIGRKARPVIETALADTRVVLIAGPRQAGKTTLARQFSGADRAYVTLDDAGALNAAKTDPVGFIRGLNRAVIDEVQRAPELILAIKESVDREDAPGRFLLTGSANLATVPAIADSLAGRMAVVPLLPFAQSELRSTPGQLLDRLFAGEEPETGDGTVFGDDLLETVLRGGYPEVLRRATPARRVAWLEDYVALILDRDVRDIANIDQLDRLPRLLDVLAEHAGQLVNHSSFGAALGLSSVTAQKYVAILERLFLVRTLTPWSNNRLSRLIKTPKLHFLDTGLLASLREEEADVLRENRTRFGALLESFVVSELLKLASWSERRLSFSHYRTKDKDEVDVVIEDRRGRIVGIEVKASATVKAEDFRGLRQLQEAVGNRFVRGLVLHDHDRVTPFGEKLHAAPLSILWTM, via the coding sequence ATGGTAGACACCGTGCTTCGTAAACCACTGATCGGTCGTAAAGCTCGTCCAGTAATCGAGACGGCGCTTGCCGATACTCGTGTTGTCCTGATAGCGGGCCCGCGGCAAGCTGGAAAGACCACTCTCGCCCGCCAGTTCTCAGGCGCCGATCGCGCTTATGTCACCCTTGACGACGCCGGCGCCCTGAATGCCGCCAAAACGGATCCGGTCGGATTTATCCGGGGTCTTAACAGAGCCGTAATCGATGAGGTTCAGCGCGCTCCCGAACTGATATTGGCCATCAAGGAAAGCGTCGACCGTGAGGACGCTCCCGGCAGATTTCTGCTCACTGGTTCTGCCAATCTGGCGACTGTCCCTGCGATTGCCGATTCGCTTGCAGGACGCATGGCCGTGGTTCCCCTGCTGCCCTTCGCCCAGTCCGAACTCCGTTCCACTCCAGGTCAATTGCTGGATCGGCTATTCGCTGGCGAGGAACCTGAGACCGGTGATGGGACTGTATTTGGTGACGACCTCCTGGAGACCGTACTGCGCGGTGGCTATCCGGAAGTCTTGCGCAGGGCGACTCCTGCCCGCCGCGTTGCCTGGTTGGAGGACTATGTCGCGCTGATTCTCGATCGGGACGTTCGAGACATCGCCAACATCGACCAGCTCGATCGGCTGCCACGATTGTTGGATGTCCTTGCGGAACATGCCGGCCAACTGGTGAACCACAGCAGTTTCGGTGCCGCACTGGGGCTGTCCAGTGTGACCGCTCAGAAATATGTCGCCATACTCGAGCGGCTTTTTCTGGTCAGGACGCTGACGCCGTGGTCGAACAATCGCTTGAGCCGGTTGATAAAGACACCCAAATTGCACTTTCTCGATACAGGACTGCTGGCGAGCCTGCGGGAGGAAGAAGCCGATGTCTTGCGCGAAAACAGAACTCGCTTTGGAGCATTGCTCGAGAGCTTTGTCGTTTCCGAGCTTTTGAAATTGGCGTCGTGGTCGGAGCGTCGTCTGTCATTCTCGCACTATAGGACGAAGGATAAGGACGAGGTCGATGTCGTAATCGAGGACCGGCGCGGTCGCATCGTCGGCATTGAGGTCAAGGCATCAGCGACAGTGAAGGCTGAGGATTTTAGGGGATTGCGACAGTTGCAAGAAGCCGTTGGCAATCGTTTTGTCAGAGGACTGGTCTTGCACGATCATGACCGTGTAACGCCTTTCGGAGAGAAATTACATGCAGCACCGCTGTCCATTCTGTGGACCATGTAA